The following are from one region of the Simiduia agarivorans SA1 = DSM 21679 genome:
- a CDS encoding TonB-dependent receptor domain-containing protein, translating to MNKSWQRNALASAIVAAAWGVAPTALAQDTEIKIAQPLEEVTVVARQKSSAEDVIAERLEYDVVTDIISNEQIVRVGDPNVASALRRVPGLTLVDDKFIYVRGLGERYSSAQLNSALVPSPDLQRNVIPLDIFPAEVIESLAVQKVYSADMPANFGGGNVDIRTRALPNDLLVNVTVGSGWSSASTGKDGLTYNGGGDDALGTDDGTRALPAEITQAIQTYRGDISVANIFQTLNKDGGFHTIPEAQAINRKIAASLNRDIDITTKSNGPDKKIKAGVGYNFDLSDDWNLGFIAMGSYDNKVRNKDRTNRSSNNPERIYSDTQRTVDEVSLNGFGSVGLAYGLDHQIDYTHLFIRDTDDEASITTGFNANNAEIDSGNQYVTYELRYEERELRTNQLRGEHKLVSTFNDVVYELPFRWADDLAFEWFYSDSKATTDKPNEVSVEGMNAIDMDTGAVLSTRIEDLSTAAVFRFTDLADNVESYGWDLVLPVEGDNYRLELSGGYDGSRKDRSYLGTTVNIDTSNADPDALAGTPGEALCCGRIEDRDNGFIASLGSAEAESYLAAQTLDAWYGKFDVTWNDTWRVSGGLRREDFKQAALPIDTLDFDNQLRVSDDELADIVVAEAKNYPSLSMTYMTQDFWAETFQFRLGYGGTTVRPDLREVAVVQYIDPVTDYRVVGNPYLQTSDLQNYDARGEWFFDNGNSFTVSLFHKNIDSPIETIRAAGSDDNVVLTFVNAEEAQLTGVEMEWLYDMQPIGAEGFFVSGNVTYSDSEITITDTDIGLTNNKRRMTGHSKEVANIQVGFDSPDGYHSATLAYNFFGERILFAARDGADDAYEQPFNSLDLNYAFYPMENLSVRLRLTNLLNQEREVKQDGVVILEEVADRTLSLGVKWDL from the coding sequence ATGAATAAATCCTGGCAGCGAAACGCGTTGGCAAGCGCGATCGTTGCGGCAGCTTGGGGCGTAGCGCCAACGGCGCTGGCACAGGACACTGAAATCAAGATTGCCCAACCGCTTGAAGAAGTGACCGTCGTCGCCCGCCAGAAAAGCAGTGCCGAAGATGTGATTGCCGAGCGGCTCGAATACGATGTGGTAACCGACATCATCAGTAACGAGCAGATCGTGCGGGTGGGTGACCCGAACGTGGCGTCTGCGTTGCGACGTGTGCCGGGCCTGACGCTGGTGGATGACAAGTTTATCTACGTGCGCGGTCTGGGTGAACGTTATTCCTCGGCCCAGCTCAACTCGGCGCTGGTGCCTTCACCGGACTTGCAGCGCAATGTGATTCCGCTCGATATTTTTCCGGCAGAGGTGATTGAGTCGCTGGCGGTGCAAAAAGTTTACTCCGCCGACATGCCGGCTAATTTTGGTGGCGGTAACGTGGATATCCGCACCCGCGCGTTGCCCAACGACCTGCTGGTGAATGTTACCGTGGGCAGCGGTTGGAGCTCGGCCAGTACGGGCAAAGACGGCCTGACCTACAATGGCGGTGGTGACGATGCGCTGGGTACCGATGACGGAACGCGGGCGTTGCCCGCTGAAATCACCCAGGCGATACAGACCTATCGCGGCGACATTTCGGTTGCCAATATTTTCCAGACACTGAATAAAGATGGCGGCTTTCACACCATCCCGGAAGCGCAGGCCATTAACCGGAAAATTGCCGCGTCGCTCAATCGCGATATTGATATCACCACAAAATCCAATGGCCCCGACAAAAAAATCAAAGCTGGCGTGGGATACAACTTCGATTTAAGCGACGACTGGAACCTGGGCTTTATTGCCATGGGTTCGTACGACAATAAAGTGCGCAACAAAGATCGCACCAACCGCAGTTCGAACAATCCCGAGCGCATTTATTCCGACACCCAACGCACCGTGGATGAAGTCTCGCTCAATGGTTTTGGCAGCGTGGGCCTGGCCTATGGGTTGGATCACCAGATCGATTACACCCATTTATTCATCCGCGATACTGACGATGAGGCCAGCATAACCACCGGTTTCAATGCCAATAATGCCGAGATCGACAGTGGTAACCAATACGTCACCTACGAACTCCGGTACGAAGAACGGGAGCTGCGCACCAACCAATTGCGGGGTGAACACAAGTTGGTCTCCACCTTCAATGACGTGGTGTACGAACTGCCATTCCGGTGGGCGGACGATCTGGCGTTCGAATGGTTTTACTCGGATTCCAAGGCCACCACTGACAAGCCCAACGAAGTATCTGTGGAAGGCATGAATGCCATTGATATGGATACCGGTGCGGTGCTCAGCACCCGAATTGAAGACCTGTCGACGGCGGCGGTATTCCGTTTTACCGATCTGGCCGACAATGTGGAAAGCTATGGTTGGGATCTGGTATTGCCTGTCGAAGGCGATAACTACCGGCTGGAACTGAGCGGTGGTTACGATGGTTCCCGCAAGGATCGCAGCTATCTGGGCACCACGGTCAATATCGATACGTCCAATGCCGATCCCGATGCTTTGGCTGGTACCCCCGGCGAGGCTCTCTGCTGTGGTCGCATTGAGGACCGGGACAACGGTTTTATTGCATCGCTGGGTTCCGCCGAAGCTGAATCCTATTTGGCTGCGCAAACGCTGGATGCCTGGTACGGCAAGTTCGATGTAACCTGGAATGACACCTGGCGCGTGTCCGGCGGTCTCCGTCGGGAAGATTTCAAGCAGGCGGCGCTGCCTATCGATACGCTGGATTTTGATAATCAGCTGCGCGTGTCCGATGACGAGCTGGCAGATATTGTGGTGGCGGAGGCGAAAAACTATCCGTCATTGTCCATGACCTATATGACCCAGGATTTCTGGGCTGAAACCTTTCAGTTCCGCTTGGGTTACGGCGGTACCACGGTGCGCCCGGATCTGCGGGAAGTGGCAGTGGTGCAATACATCGACCCGGTGACGGATTACCGCGTGGTGGGTAACCCCTACCTGCAAACATCGGATCTGCAGAACTACGATGCCCGGGGGGAGTGGTTTTTTGATAATGGCAACAGCTTCACGGTGTCGTTGTTTCACAAAAATATCGATTCGCCCATCGAAACCATTCGCGCCGCCGGCTCCGATGACAACGTGGTGTTGACCTTTGTTAACGCGGAAGAAGCCCAGCTCACCGGTGTGGAAATGGAATGGTTGTATGACATGCAACCGATCGGTGCCGAAGGCTTTTTCGTCTCCGGAAACGTCACTTACAGTGACTCGGAAATCACCATTACCGATACGGATATCGGCTTAACCAATAATAAGCGCCGCATGACCGGCCATTCGAAAGAAGTGGCCAACATTCAAGTGGGCTTTGACTCGCCCGATGGATATCACTCGGCGACGCTGGCATATAACTTCTTCGGTGAGCGCATTCTGTTTGCCGCCCGCGATGGTGCAGATGATGCCTACGAGCAGCCGTTCAATTCACTGGATCTGAACTACGCCTTTTATCCCATGGAGAATCTCAGCGTGCGGTTACGCCTGACCAACCTGCTTAATCAGGAACGTGAGGTGAAACAGGACGGCGTGGTGATTCTTGAGGAAGTGGCCGATCGCACACTCAGCCTTGGCGTAAAGTGGGATTTGTAA